In Microbacterium foliorum, the following proteins share a genomic window:
- a CDS encoding phosphoenolpyruvate carboxylase → MTPEHAFPEPTDTSAIRIIGRFEAGRGIPDAMRTDVRMLGALLGQVLREAGGDDLFEDVERLRLATIQAYDEETSDAFDRAAAIAESFSIARADEVARAFTCYFHLVNLAEEHQRVRVLRERAGQPGREDAADTVATAYARLKTEVGDDEARRRLEGLRFHPVFTAHPTEARRRAVSSSIRRLSELLTQHDSASEGGAEEHRARRRMLEEIDTLWRTAPLRAEKPSPTDEVRTVMGVFDETLFTTVPHVYRRIDDALRGDDSGASAPVVPAFVRIGSWVGGDRDGNPFVTASVTREASQIASDHVLRGLERALERIGRTLTLSAEDTPPSDAVSALWESFTASEPRVAHELAARSPGEPHRRVLLALAHRVAATRHGDEQGYARPEELLEDLRTVQSSLSDAGAKRHAFGGVQHLIWQVETYGFHLTELEVRQHSQVHAKALAELESGEPISAQTEEVLEVFRVIAEIQRDRGLRAAGRYVVSFTQAASDLANVHRLAKHALGDDAPVLDVVPLFETFADLQAAPGILAEAVTFPEFQARLAATGNRLEVMLGYSDSSKDVGPVAANLALYEAQEKIAQWAQDSDIELTLFHGRGGALGRGGGPANSAILAQPPHSVDGRFKLTEQGEVIFARYGEPAIAMRHIDQVAAATLLASSPSVEKHTSDAAARFADIAAVMDTSSRERFFSLVKAEGFAPWFATVTPLEEIGLLALGSRPARRGLSVESLEDLRAIPWVFAWTQARINLAGWFGLGTALAAVGDEERLVEAYRDWPLLRTMIDNVAMSLAKTDERIARQYLALGDRDDLAQLVLDELALTREWVIRLTGGVGLLENKPILQRAVQLRTPYVDALSLLQLRALRALRDPAEAAGSGADDEQKRLLLLSVSGVAAGLQNTG, encoded by the coding sequence GTGACCCCCGAACACGCCTTCCCCGAGCCCACTGACACCTCGGCCATCCGCATCATCGGCCGTTTCGAAGCGGGCCGCGGCATTCCGGATGCCATGCGCACCGATGTGCGAATGCTCGGCGCCCTTCTCGGCCAGGTTCTGCGCGAAGCGGGCGGAGACGACCTCTTCGAGGATGTCGAGCGCCTGAGGCTGGCGACGATCCAGGCCTACGACGAGGAGACGTCCGACGCCTTCGACCGCGCCGCAGCCATCGCCGAGTCGTTCAGCATCGCGCGCGCCGACGAGGTCGCCCGGGCGTTCACCTGCTACTTCCACCTCGTCAATCTCGCCGAGGAGCACCAGCGGGTGCGTGTCCTGCGCGAGCGGGCCGGCCAGCCGGGACGCGAGGATGCCGCAGACACCGTCGCCACCGCATACGCGCGCCTGAAGACCGAGGTCGGCGATGACGAGGCTCGTCGTCGCCTCGAGGGACTGCGCTTCCACCCGGTGTTCACCGCACACCCGACCGAGGCTCGTCGCCGCGCCGTGTCGTCGAGCATCCGCCGCCTCTCCGAGCTGCTCACCCAGCACGACTCCGCGAGCGAAGGCGGGGCCGAGGAGCACCGCGCCCGGCGTCGGATGCTGGAGGAGATCGACACTCTCTGGCGCACCGCGCCGCTGCGCGCCGAGAAGCCGTCGCCGACCGACGAGGTGCGCACGGTCATGGGCGTGTTCGACGAGACGCTCTTCACCACCGTGCCTCACGTGTACCGCCGCATCGACGACGCACTGCGCGGCGACGACTCCGGCGCGAGCGCACCTGTCGTGCCCGCCTTCGTGCGCATCGGCTCCTGGGTCGGCGGCGACCGAGACGGCAACCCCTTCGTGACGGCATCCGTGACACGGGAGGCGTCGCAGATCGCCTCAGATCATGTGCTCCGCGGTCTCGAGCGCGCGCTCGAGCGCATCGGCCGCACGCTCACGCTCAGCGCCGAGGACACTCCCCCGAGTGACGCCGTCTCGGCGCTGTGGGAGTCGTTCACGGCCTCCGAGCCACGGGTCGCCCACGAACTGGCCGCCCGCTCCCCCGGCGAGCCCCACCGACGGGTGCTGCTCGCCCTGGCCCATCGCGTCGCCGCCACCAGGCACGGCGACGAGCAGGGCTACGCCCGCCCGGAGGAGCTGCTCGAAGACCTCCGCACGGTGCAGTCGTCGCTGTCTGATGCCGGCGCGAAGCGCCACGCCTTCGGCGGTGTGCAGCACCTGATCTGGCAGGTGGAGACGTATGGCTTCCACCTCACCGAGCTCGAGGTGCGTCAGCACTCGCAGGTGCACGCGAAGGCCCTCGCAGAGCTCGAGAGCGGCGAGCCGATCAGCGCGCAGACCGAAGAGGTGCTCGAGGTCTTCCGCGTGATCGCCGAGATCCAGCGCGATCGGGGCCTCCGCGCCGCCGGTCGATACGTCGTGTCGTTCACGCAGGCGGCCTCCGACCTCGCGAACGTGCACCGTCTCGCGAAGCACGCGCTCGGCGACGACGCGCCCGTGCTCGACGTCGTCCCCCTGTTCGAGACCTTCGCCGACCTCCAGGCCGCCCCCGGCATCCTCGCCGAGGCCGTGACCTTCCCGGAGTTCCAGGCGCGACTCGCAGCGACGGGCAACCGGCTCGAGGTCATGCTCGGATACTCGGACTCGTCGAAGGACGTCGGCCCGGTCGCCGCCAACCTCGCGCTGTACGAGGCACAGGAGAAGATCGCGCAGTGGGCGCAGGACTCGGACATCGAGCTGACGCTGTTCCACGGCCGCGGCGGCGCCCTCGGGCGGGGCGGCGGACCGGCCAACTCGGCGATCCTGGCTCAGCCGCCGCACTCTGTCGACGGTCGCTTCAAGCTCACCGAGCAGGGTGAGGTCATCTTCGCCCGCTACGGCGAGCCGGCCATCGCGATGCGCCACATCGACCAGGTCGCCGCAGCGACCCTGCTCGCGTCCTCGCCGTCGGTCGAGAAGCACACGAGCGACGCGGCGGCGCGTTTCGCCGACATCGCTGCCGTCATGGACACCTCGTCGCGCGAGCGGTTCTTCTCGCTCGTCAAGGCCGAGGGCTTCGCGCCCTGGTTCGCGACGGTGACTCCTCTCGAGGAGATCGGCCTGCTCGCCCTGGGCTCTCGCCCGGCCCGACGCGGCCTGTCGGTCGAGTCGCTCGAAGATCTGCGTGCCATCCCGTGGGTGTTCGCCTGGACCCAGGCGCGCATCAACCTCGCCGGCTGGTTCGGTCTCGGCACGGCTCTCGCCGCCGTCGGCGACGAGGAACGACTCGTCGAGGCCTACCGCGACTGGCCGCTGCTGCGCACCATGATCGACAACGTGGCGATGAGCCTCGCGAAGACCGATGAGCGCATCGCCCGCCAGTACCTCGCACTCGGCGACCGCGACGATCTCGCGCAGCTCGTGCTGGATGAGCTCGCGCTCACTCGCGAATGGGTCATCCGCCTCACCGGTGGCGTCGGGCTGCTCGAGAACAAGCCGATCCTGCAACGCGCGGTGCAGCTGCGCACGCCGTACGTCGATGCGCTGTCGCTGCTGCAGCTGCGGGCTCTGCGCGCACTGCGAGACCCCGCTGAAGCGGCTGGTTCCGGCGCCGACGACGAGCAGAAGCGCCTGCTGCTGCTCTCCGTCAGCGGAGTCGCGGCCGGCCTGCAGAACACCGGGTGA
- a CDS encoding Na+/H+ antiporter NhaA, producing MRISANPLRGQQFPALLLLVAAGLGLLLANLPTHDALAAGLDSHIAVPGTALDLSVEHWVSDGLLAVFFLVVAIELRHELTHGELDSPRKALQPAIAATGGVLVPIAVYLLIAGDSVTVTGWPIPTATDIAFALGVLAVFGRGLPSNVRVFLLALAILDDIIGIIFIAVLFARDVQWLLLGLAVVAVAVFWFLSRLLHEKGHAAIAVAMIVVGVVAWGLVASSGIHATIAGVLLGLVMSPVPAARTRHVLEPTVNGGILPVFAFVAAFVVIPDLAPTELSPAFWGIVVALPVGKIIGISLFGWIAMHIRPRGSEPALPFGDILAAGALGGIGFTVSLLLANLAFATDAGIRDQAILGVLVGSLLALMLSGVIVSLRARSYRRAGVVTS from the coding sequence ATGCGCATCTCAGCGAACCCCCTCCGCGGGCAGCAGTTTCCGGCCCTGCTCCTTCTCGTCGCGGCCGGACTCGGTCTGCTGCTGGCTAATCTTCCGACGCATGACGCGCTCGCCGCCGGGCTGGACTCCCATATCGCGGTTCCCGGCACGGCCCTCGACCTCTCGGTCGAACACTGGGTCTCCGACGGTCTGCTCGCCGTGTTCTTCCTCGTCGTGGCGATCGAACTGCGCCACGAGCTGACGCACGGTGAGCTCGACTCGCCGCGAAAGGCGCTGCAGCCGGCGATCGCCGCCACAGGGGGAGTGCTGGTGCCCATCGCGGTGTACCTCCTGATCGCCGGCGACTCGGTCACGGTCACCGGCTGGCCCATTCCGACGGCGACGGACATCGCTTTCGCGCTCGGAGTGCTCGCGGTGTTCGGGCGTGGTCTGCCGTCGAACGTGCGAGTGTTCCTGCTGGCCCTGGCGATCCTCGACGACATTATCGGCATCATCTTCATCGCGGTGCTGTTCGCCCGCGACGTGCAGTGGCTGCTGCTGGGGCTCGCGGTCGTCGCGGTCGCGGTCTTCTGGTTCCTGAGCAGGCTGCTGCACGAGAAGGGGCATGCGGCGATCGCCGTCGCGATGATCGTGGTCGGAGTCGTGGCCTGGGGGCTCGTCGCATCCTCCGGCATCCACGCCACGATCGCGGGCGTGCTGCTGGGTCTCGTGATGTCGCCTGTTCCCGCCGCGCGCACCCGGCATGTGCTCGAACCCACGGTCAACGGCGGGATCCTGCCGGTGTTCGCATTCGTCGCCGCGTTCGTGGTGATCCCCGACCTCGCGCCCACCGAGCTCTCGCCCGCGTTCTGGGGCATCGTGGTCGCACTCCCGGTGGGCAAGATCATCGGCATCTCGTTGTTCGGCTGGATCGCCATGCACATCCGCCCTCGCGGCTCGGAGCCCGCGCTGCCGTTCGGCGACATTCTCGCGGCCGGTGCGCTGGGCGGCATCGGCTTCACGGTCTCACTGCTGCTGGCGAACCTCGCCTTCGCGACAGACGCGGGTATCCGCGATCAGGCGATCCTGGGCGTGCTCGTGGGCTCGCTCCTGGCACTCATGCTGTCGGGTGTGATCGTGTCGCTTCGCGCACGGTCGTACCGGCGTGCGGGTGTCGTGACCTCATGA
- a CDS encoding MazG family protein, protein MREVRERCVWSQQISHRDLVPYLIEESHEVIDAVEGGTRADLREELGDLLWQVLFHAAIAAQDPDDPFDIDDVAATLTEKMVRRHPHVFAGEVATTPEEVLVHWNAAKAAEKRTRRSVLDGIPRGMPALALAQKVVGRAAGAGVVDAGTDAATSAARPTSEAELGDALLGLVAVARAEGWDAERALRERLRALEAEVREAESGS, encoded by the coding sequence ATGCGCGAGGTGCGCGAGCGCTGCGTCTGGTCGCAGCAGATCAGCCACCGCGACCTCGTGCCGTACCTGATCGAGGAGTCGCACGAGGTGATCGACGCCGTCGAGGGAGGCACGCGCGCCGACCTGCGCGAAGAGCTTGGCGACCTGCTCTGGCAGGTGCTGTTCCACGCCGCGATCGCTGCGCAGGACCCTGACGACCCGTTCGACATCGACGATGTCGCGGCCACGCTGACCGAGAAGATGGTGCGGCGGCATCCGCACGTGTTCGCGGGTGAGGTCGCGACGACGCCCGAAGAGGTCCTCGTGCACTGGAACGCCGCGAAGGCGGCGGAGAAACGCACGAGGAGAAGTGTGCTCGACGGGATCCCGCGCGGGATGCCGGCGCTAGCCCTGGCGCAGAAGGTCGTCGGTCGAGCTGCGGGGGCCGGAGTCGTCGACGCCGGGACGGACGCAGCGACGTCTGCTGCGAGACCGACTTCGGAGGCGGAGCTGGGCGACGCGCTGCTGGGCCTCGTCGCGGTCGCCCGCGCCGAAGGGTGGGATGCCGAACGAGCCCTGCGAGAACGGCTCAGAGCGCTCGAGGCTGAAGTCCGCGAGGCTGAATCGGGGTCGTGA
- a CDS encoding histidine--tRNA ligase — MRDILPADKARRERVLAVIRDRYRSHGFDEIETPALEEYSRLHAGIGGDNEKLAYNVLRRGLDAEAIREAAGDQSALADLGLRYDLTVPLARFYASNRGQLPGVFRAIQIGPVWRAERPQKGRYRQFVQCDIDIIGDDSSRAEAELMVASLDAVDALGLEAATVRINDRRVLDWMLDSFGFTGEERPGVLITIDKLDKIGPDGVAAELRERGSAVETVDAFEAFLLRPQTMEYHPFGERQIRKALPDNAPDEIVGHLVGIGEAVAAGRGVTDIPLVFDPFLVRGMGYYTGTIFELAHPSVSYSLGGGGRYDGMIGRFLGQQVPAVGFSLGFERLVDLVTAGADAGERAVVLIHDADVPVAELVAHKAGLVASGARVRLERRTKNVKALLERSAADGYTEFATVSTGTAALELKPLA, encoded by the coding sequence ATGCGCGACATCCTCCCCGCCGACAAGGCCCGCCGCGAGCGCGTCCTCGCCGTCATCCGCGACCGCTACCGCTCGCATGGGTTCGACGAGATCGAGACTCCCGCGCTCGAGGAGTACTCGCGACTGCACGCCGGGATCGGCGGAGACAACGAGAAGCTCGCGTACAACGTGCTGCGACGCGGCCTCGACGCGGAGGCGATCCGCGAAGCCGCCGGTGACCAGAGCGCGCTGGCCGACCTGGGTCTGCGCTACGACCTCACGGTTCCGCTCGCCCGCTTCTACGCGAGCAACCGCGGGCAGCTTCCGGGTGTGTTCCGCGCCATCCAGATCGGGCCGGTCTGGCGCGCCGAGCGCCCCCAGAAGGGCCGCTACCGCCAGTTCGTGCAGTGCGACATCGACATCATCGGCGACGACTCGTCGCGAGCGGAGGCAGAGCTCATGGTCGCCTCGCTCGACGCGGTCGACGCGTTGGGCCTCGAAGCAGCCACGGTCCGCATCAATGATCGGCGCGTGCTCGACTGGATGCTCGACAGCTTCGGTTTCACCGGGGAGGAGCGCCCCGGCGTTCTGATCACGATCGACAAGCTCGACAAGATCGGGCCCGACGGCGTCGCCGCGGAACTGCGCGAGCGCGGCTCGGCAGTGGAGACCGTCGACGCGTTCGAGGCCTTCCTCCTTCGACCGCAGACCATGGAGTACCACCCGTTCGGCGAGAGGCAGATCCGCAAGGCGCTCCCCGACAACGCCCCCGACGAGATCGTCGGGCACCTGGTCGGCATCGGCGAGGCCGTGGCGGCCGGTCGCGGCGTGACCGACATCCCGCTGGTCTTCGACCCGTTCCTCGTGCGCGGCATGGGCTATTACACCGGCACGATCTTCGAGCTCGCGCACCCGTCGGTGTCGTACTCGCTCGGTGGCGGCGGACGCTACGACGGCATGATCGGGCGGTTCCTCGGTCAGCAGGTCCCGGCCGTGGGCTTCTCCCTCGGCTTCGAGCGGCTCGTCGATCTCGTGACGGCGGGGGCGGATGCCGGCGAACGCGCCGTCGTGCTCATCCATGACGCCGATGTGCCGGTCGCCGAGCTCGTCGCCCATAAGGCGGGTCTGGTGGCATCCGGTGCCAGGGTGCGACTGGAGCGGCGCACCAAGAACGTCAAGGCATTGCTCGAGCGCTCGGCCGCCGATGGGTACACCGAGTTCGCGACCGTGTCGACGGGCACCGCCGCGCTGGAGCTCAAGCCGCTGGCCTGA
- a CDS encoding SGNH/GDSL hydrolase family protein, whose protein sequence is MSRQHLVAVAAVGAASVSAAVGIRYLLKRQAAIARRRIGKPLGEQSIDADRVWRRALEGDPVQLLVLGDSVAAGLGAERRKETLGGRLAKGMARRLRRPVRLRTAAVVGAESPDLADQLAGLPDGYAPHVAVIVVGGNDVTHRLPIVVSTQHLRDSIVQLRRRGAEVVVGTCPDLGALRPVPQPLRRLISSVSRRLAEAQAETARSAGATPIDLRRAVGPMFFDDPDAMFSLDRFHPSPLGYRRTAEVLLPAVCVAAETALSSRRQPVPR, encoded by the coding sequence ATGAGCCGACAGCATCTCGTCGCGGTCGCCGCCGTGGGTGCCGCGTCGGTCTCGGCGGCCGTCGGCATCCGATATCTGCTTAAGCGTCAGGCGGCGATCGCGCGTCGGCGCATCGGCAAGCCGCTCGGCGAGCAGTCGATCGATGCAGACCGGGTGTGGCGCCGTGCGCTCGAGGGTGATCCTGTGCAGCTGCTCGTGCTGGGCGACTCGGTCGCTGCGGGCCTCGGCGCCGAGCGCCGCAAGGAGACGCTCGGCGGGCGACTCGCGAAGGGCATGGCGCGGCGCCTGCGACGGCCCGTCCGTCTGCGCACCGCCGCGGTCGTTGGCGCGGAGTCGCCCGATCTCGCCGACCAGTTGGCGGGTCTTCCCGATGGATACGCACCGCACGTGGCTGTGATCGTGGTCGGCGGCAACGACGTCACGCACCGCCTCCCGATCGTCGTCTCGACGCAGCATCTGCGCGACTCGATCGTTCAGCTGCGCCGCCGGGGCGCTGAGGTCGTCGTCGGCACGTGCCCCGACCTCGGCGCTCTGCGCCCGGTGCCGCAGCCGCTGCGAAGGCTGATCTCGAGCGTGTCGCGCAGGCTGGCCGAAGCCCAGGCCGAGACCGCGCGCTCGGCGGGGGCGACCCCGATCGATCTCCGCCGAGCCGTGGGCCCGATGTTCTTCGACGATCCCGACGCCATGTTCAGCCTGGATCGATTCCATCCGAGCCCGCTCGGCTATCGGCGCACCGCCGAGGTGCTGCTCCCTGCCGTGTGCGTCGCGGCGGAGACGGCGCTCAGCTCGCGTCGTCAGCCGGTGCCGCGCTGA
- a CDS encoding VOC family protein encodes MTTENTTGVTGEHTTDGRPHSATSLTPFLAIAGAGEAIDFYRDVFGARVIDVTEFGGVVAHADLDFGLGRLQLGEPSPDYHLVAAPSGDDDCYSMGLYVSDVDAVVERAVAAGATVREAPSAFVSGDRFASIRDPFGVRWSVMTRVEDLSDDESSRRVAEWAASFSAAPADDAS; translated from the coding sequence ATGACCACCGAGAACACGACCGGCGTGACCGGCGAACACACCACCGACGGCCGCCCGCACAGCGCGACCTCGCTCACCCCGTTCCTCGCGATCGCCGGGGCCGGAGAGGCGATCGACTTCTACCGAGACGTCTTCGGCGCTCGGGTCATCGACGTCACGGAGTTCGGGGGCGTCGTCGCCCATGCCGACCTCGACTTCGGCCTCGGCCGCCTGCAGCTGGGCGAACCGAGCCCCGACTATCACCTGGTCGCCGCGCCGTCGGGTGACGACGACTGCTACTCGATGGGCCTCTACGTCTCGGACGTCGACGCCGTGGTCGAGCGAGCGGTCGCCGCGGGAGCGACGGTGCGCGAAGCGCCGTCTGCCTTCGTCTCGGGCGACCGATTCGCGAGCATCCGCGACCCGTTCGGCGTGCGCTGGTCGGTGATGACCCGCGTCGAAGACCTCTCCGACGACGAGAGCTCGCGACGCGTCGCCGAGTGGGCTGCGTCGTTCAGCGCGGCACCGGCTGACGACGCGAGCTGA
- a CDS encoding AraC family transcriptional regulator has translation MVSPTRGVLYPARLPEFHRLPPEAAARDLAVWFWIPEWSIEPGRSSRQEIVGYPALNLVVEQGVVTLSGATTRASHRDLRGTGWAVGALLRPAAVAALVDDPAMLVDTEQTVDAPELVEAVSAAMASGEGRRERAVAVFSDWLLRRVGPLDDAARHPNALVEVLMGDDSADTIEEAAMRLAVSTRTLQRLCHRHVGVSPAAMIRRRRLQEAAERLRLDPGIDLSGLAAELGYADHAHLTRDFRNILGMAPRTYRTGSSEQSPDESAQT, from the coding sequence ATGGTCAGTCCAACCCGCGGTGTGCTGTACCCGGCCCGGCTGCCCGAATTCCACCGTCTGCCGCCTGAGGCGGCCGCGCGAGATCTCGCCGTGTGGTTCTGGATCCCGGAGTGGTCGATCGAGCCCGGCCGGTCATCGCGGCAGGAGATCGTCGGCTACCCGGCGCTGAACCTCGTGGTCGAGCAGGGCGTCGTGACGCTGTCGGGTGCGACGACGCGGGCGTCGCACCGTGACCTGCGCGGAACGGGCTGGGCGGTCGGCGCGCTGCTGCGGCCGGCCGCTGTGGCGGCGCTCGTCGACGACCCGGCGATGCTCGTCGACACCGAGCAGACAGTCGACGCGCCCGAGCTCGTCGAGGCGGTGAGCGCTGCGATGGCCAGCGGGGAGGGGCGCCGGGAGCGGGCCGTCGCGGTCTTCTCCGACTGGCTCTTGCGCCGGGTCGGGCCGCTGGACGATGCCGCGCGGCACCCGAACGCCCTGGTCGAGGTGCTCATGGGTGACGACTCCGCAGACACGATCGAGGAGGCGGCGATGCGACTCGCGGTCTCGACGCGCACCCTGCAGCGCTTGTGCCACAGGCATGTCGGCGTCTCTCCGGCCGCGATGATCCGCCGGCGCAGGTTGCAGGAGGCGGCCGAGCGGCTGCGTCTCGATCCCGGTATCGACCTGTCGGGCCTCGCGGCGGAGCTCGGATACGCCGATCACGCGCACCTCACGCGCGACTTCCGCAACATCCTCGGCATGGCCCCTCGCACGTATCGGACCGGTTCGTCCGAGCAGTCTCCAGATGAGAGCGCGCAGACCTGA
- a CDS encoding APC family permease, with protein MPLARRLRLGDAVAIGLGSMIGAGVFSVWAPAIGVAGSGILIALAIAALVAYCNATASAQLAAAHPVAGGTYAYARAEIGPWWGFVAGWSFVIGKIASCAAMAMTFAAYATPEGWQVPVAVAAVVALAAVNCFGVTRTALVTRILVVFSLLGLALVVATGLGGSAAASPAPLPDASAYGVLQGAGLLFFAFAGYARIATMGEEVVDPARTIPRAIALALGGAVVVYTLVAITVILVLGGDAATTTTPLADVAAATGWQALTPIIRVAAAAASLGALLALLTGIGRTTLAMAREQDLPRFLAKIDERWQVPRRAEIAIALIVVGIVVVADLRDAIGFSSFGVLLYYLIANAAAFRQSAAARRYPRALQVVGALGCLVLVNTLPVVASAIGTVVVLLGVLYRMARLRLSR; from the coding sequence ATGCCCCTCGCACGCCGCCTGAGACTCGGTGACGCCGTCGCCATCGGACTCGGCTCCATGATCGGCGCTGGCGTGTTCTCGGTGTGGGCCCCGGCGATCGGTGTCGCCGGCAGCGGCATCCTGATCGCTCTGGCCATCGCCGCGCTCGTCGCCTACTGCAACGCCACCGCGTCGGCGCAGCTCGCCGCCGCACACCCCGTCGCCGGCGGCACATACGCGTACGCCAGAGCAGAGATCGGTCCGTGGTGGGGCTTCGTCGCCGGCTGGAGCTTCGTGATCGGCAAGATCGCGAGCTGCGCCGCGATGGCCATGACCTTCGCCGCCTACGCCACGCCCGAGGGCTGGCAGGTGCCGGTGGCAGTGGCAGCGGTCGTCGCGCTCGCAGCCGTGAACTGCTTCGGAGTGACCCGCACGGCTCTCGTCACCCGGATTCTCGTGGTGTTCTCGCTGCTCGGGCTCGCCCTCGTCGTCGCGACCGGACTCGGCGGGTCGGCCGCGGCATCCCCCGCCCCTCTTCCTGACGCCAGCGCCTACGGCGTGCTGCAGGGCGCCGGACTGCTCTTCTTCGCGTTCGCGGGGTACGCGCGCATCGCGACGATGGGCGAAGAGGTCGTCGACCCCGCCCGGACGATCCCTCGGGCGATCGCTCTCGCGCTGGGCGGTGCGGTCGTCGTCTACACGCTCGTCGCGATCACGGTCATCCTCGTGCTCGGCGGCGACGCGGCGACGACCACGACGCCTCTGGCCGATGTCGCCGCAGCCACCGGGTGGCAGGCTCTCACCCCGATCATCCGCGTCGCTGCGGCGGCGGCCTCACTGGGCGCTCTGCTCGCGCTGCTCACGGGCATCGGTCGCACGACGCTGGCCATGGCCCGGGAGCAGGACCTGCCCCGGTTCCTCGCGAAGATCGACGAGCGCTGGCAGGTGCCGCGTCGCGCAGAGATCGCGATCGCGCTCATCGTCGTCGGCATCGTGGTCGTCGCCGACCTTCGCGACGCGATCGGATTCTCCTCGTTCGGAGTGCTGCTCTACTACCTCATCGCCAATGCGGCCGCCTTCCGCCAGTCCGCGGCGGCTCGCCGCTATCCGCGTGCCCTCCAGGTCGTCGGAGCGCTGGGCTGCCTCGTGCTCGTGAACACCCTGCCTGTCGTGGCGTCGGCGATCGGAACCGTGGTCGTGCTTCTCGGAGTGCTCTATCGGATGGCCCGCCTCCGGCTGTCGCGATGA
- a CDS encoding PaaI family thioesterase, which translates to MRITPRRLALGMSLWIPNLFSGIRVRRFSEDWTHATVELHVNVFTRNYVKTAFGGSMSAMTDPYFFMLVMHQLGRDYVVWDTRGEIEFVKPGRGVLTAEFEVSRERAEEIRERAHGGSKVLEWFETVITDRDGDVVAKVRREVYIREKRRVTATRA; encoded by the coding sequence ATGCGCATCACTCCCCGCCGCCTCGCCCTCGGCATGAGCCTGTGGATCCCCAATCTGTTCAGCGGCATCCGCGTCCGCCGCTTCAGCGAGGACTGGACGCACGCGACGGTCGAGCTTCATGTGAACGTCTTCACGCGCAACTACGTCAAGACGGCGTTCGGCGGTTCGATGTCGGCGATGACCGACCCGTACTTCTTCATGCTCGTGATGCACCAGCTCGGACGCGATTACGTGGTGTGGGACACGCGCGGCGAGATCGAGTTCGTCAAACCCGGTCGCGGAGTCCTGACCGCCGAGTTCGAGGTCAGCAGGGAGCGGGCTGAGGAGATCCGCGAGCGCGCGCACGGTGGGTCGAAGGTGCTCGAGTGGTTCGAGACCGTGATCACCGACCGCGACGGCGACGTTGTCGCGAAGGTGCGACGCGAGGTCTACATCCGCGAGAAGAGGCGCGTCACCGCCACTCGCGCCTGA
- a CDS encoding GntR family transcriptional regulator has translation MLIRIDADSARPLFDQVAASVRADVLTGRLVPGDRLPAARELAEALEINLHTVLRAYQQLRDEGLIDLRRGRGAVVSSSAAPLAELSHDIAALVARAASLGVSSTTLAALIKETDA, from the coding sequence ATGCTGATCCGAATCGATGCCGACAGTGCGCGGCCGCTCTTCGATCAGGTGGCGGCATCCGTCCGCGCCGACGTCCTGACCGGACGCCTCGTGCCCGGCGACCGTCTTCCCGCCGCGCGCGAGCTGGCGGAGGCGCTCGAGATCAATCTGCACACGGTACTTCGCGCCTATCAGCAGTTGCGCGACGAGGGGCTGATCGACCTGCGTCGCGGCAGGGGAGCGGTGGTGTCCTCGTCGGCCGCGCCTCTTGCCGAGCTGTCCCACGACATCGCGGCACTCGTCGCCCGCGCCGCATCGCTCGGCGTCTCTTCCACGACCCTGGCCGCCCTCATCAAGGAGACCGACGCATGA